The following is a genomic window from Phaseolus vulgaris cultivar G19833 chromosome 6, P. vulgaris v2.0, whole genome shotgun sequence.
gaagcctccagatgatggcacgtgtacagtcggatgcgagccacgtgtccgagtctgtaactgccaggagagagaaagtcaccaggtatataagagttctcaacaaactttctgaggtacgcacgttcagtttatacactttacgcttgcgagtgatagggCTGACTGtaagagaggatttgcacggttcttgttcttagtatttggtgataccgtcactgacttgagcgttggagtgcgatcggccgcagcggcgccgtactgtttccttgcaggttcttgaggtagatcccgaagaggaacggaggtgagaagcggtgcgcacgtcgatcctttgacgaggcagttcccagcgttccggtcaacaggcaggatcagttccCTTCAACCCCACCTGTTGCTCCTATCTGTTTACCCAATTCCCATAATCTAATCGTTTCTAATGAGCCGTGTTTTAGCCAAAATAAGCGATTTCAATTATTAATAGCTATGTCAGAAACTGAATTGCTAATTTGAGATAAGACTGACCTTATTTGCTTGCGTTCTACCCGCTTACTGTTTTTGCTTGATTCTCCCACCTAGAAAACTCTTTTTTCCGTAGCATCCGCCTGCTTAAAGGGGTTCAGTCCGTTGACTTGCATTGTTTGGTTAATCTTTCCTTCTGCCATTTGTTGAATCCTATTCTTGCTTTGCTCTTCGCATCCTGTCTTCCTCTGCCCCTCGAACGGTAAGTATGTATCTCTTATCCTGCCCGATCTCAAAGCACTCTGATTTTGGCGCCGAAAATCGTTTTTTTCCGCCTCGACATAACCTATCTGTAGAAGTTTTCCGCCATTCTCCCCCATTGGTGTCGAGAGAAGAGAGTCTTCCACCCTCGAGATTGACAAAATTGGGTCCTCCTCTCTCCCCTTCGTAGCCCCCGACAAAGACGATGGTTGATGGGATAAAGGTCTTCCCTCTTTCTCTACCATTTTCGGCAAACACGACGAAAAACTCTTTCTTACCTTCGACGCCGCGGTGGAATTGGTTGATACTATAATGAAATTCTCCTTACGAAGCTTCTTATTGTGAACTGTGATCTCTTTGTGCCGTGGGTAACCAACTTGTTCAGATTCGCCTAAAGTTTGTGATATTTCAGTGACAATCTCCCTCCTGCTAGATCCCTTCCATagcttctcttcatccatgctAACCTTTGGGCCGTTTTTGTTAAAAAACACATTGTGGTTACAATCTCCACACCCCCCTTCCTTTGCCCGGTGAAAAATTTGGTCCATGTTGTTTTGACCTATTTTCGGAGGCCCAATCCCCATTGCCACGTCAGCCCTGTTTAGGACCGTTGGAAAATCAAACCCTAGTTTTTTCTTTCCCCTGAAAGTGCCGCAAATGGGTGCCGAAGTAGCTCCATCGGAATTTGCCAAAAAAGGCATCAAACTTTGTAACGGTGTTGTTGGTTCAGGTCTCTGATGAAGCTGTTCCGGCATGGACTGAGCGTGACCCATTTCCACCGTTGGTTCTTCGAAATCGCGATTCCCCGATTGTCCTGATGCAAGAGACACTAATGACTTCGCCTATGTTTTTCACCCCACTGACATTGGCAAAGTTTGTGTTCTGGGACAGTGCATTCTTCCTCCACCGATATCTGATACAAATTTTCATTAATTCTCATGTAGCCGGTTAACTTTGCCTCACATCCCATTGCTACTCTAATTTTGAATCTTGCATACTCAAGTTCTTCCAGTGCCAGCGTTGCATTATCAACCTCAATGAGAGTTCCCATTAAAGCTGCGATGTGTTTGAAGCAGTCAGTATTCCATAATTTCAGCGGTAGCCCCCTGTATCTCACCCACACCAATTTGTCCACCGCTACAAATTGTTCTTCCCATGGAATGATGGTGTCAAACATTTCTTCAAACCATACTTTATTTTCCTCTATCGCGTCAAGGATCTTTGTTTCGTTTTCCCCCATCAATAGCACATGGAACCCTCCCAAAAATTTAACCTTTATATGACTGAGACCTtccaaaataaaacattcattcAAACATGGTACTTTGCTTAAGTCCGAGACTCTTCCAATGTAGCACTTTTTTAGCCAATCCCTTGGAGTTTCTTCTGCTCTAAAATGAATAGCCTGCACCCTTGCCCTGTTCTGAGTTTGTTCGCTAATACTTTTACCAGTCTTAACAATGTTTGCATATGTTTCTTTCTCTTTGGCCCTCCATTCTTTTTTTGGCTCTCTCTTTGGTTCTGAAACTTTCTCTTTCAACTTCATGTTCCATTCCTTTCTTGTTTCTGCTGATCTATTGTATTTCGGTCTGTTAGCCTTCAGTTTCCATCTTCCAATCCAAATTGTGTTCAGTTGATTCTCTAGTTCCCTAACATTCTGTACTCCCTGAAATCTCACAAAACCAAACCTTTGCTTCTTAATGTTCAACC
Proteins encoded in this region:
- the LOC137833272 gene encoding uncharacterized protein, producing MSSNYTSGGTPIFFSNFPFDIKESDLWRIFRRWGRVSDIFISRRLNIKKQRFGFVRFQGVQNVRELENQLNTIWIGRWKLKANRPKYNRSAETRKEWNMKLKEKVSEPKREPKKEWRAKEKETYANIVKTGKSISEQTQNRARVQAIHFRAEETPRDWLKKCYIGRVSDLSKVPCLNECFILEGLSHIKVKFLGGFHVLLMGENETKILDAIEENKVWFEEMFDTIIPWEEQFVAVDKLVWVRYRGLPLKLWNTDCFKHIAALMGTLIEVDNATLALEELEYARFKIRVAMGCEAKLTGYMRINENLYQISVEEECTVPEHKLCQCQWGEKHRRSH